A genome region from Primulina eburnea isolate SZY01 chromosome 9, ASM2296580v1, whole genome shotgun sequence includes the following:
- the LOC140840744 gene encoding uncharacterized protein, translating into MVSERTNYGFYPMADKSDSGTTSISTPVQSSVTSESVHSSMQFIVHKLNGQNYLEWSQSVKLAIDGRGKLGYLTGETKEPESKYPSYILWRSENSLVMAWLLNSMDTSIAKPHLFMKSAQEVWDSVHETYFDLENSSQIFELKTRLWQSKQGNRDVTSYYNEMVAWWQELDQYHNDVWESQADFLR; encoded by the coding sequence atggtatcagagcgcaCAAACTATGGTTTCTATCCTATGGCTGACAAATCAGATTCTGGAACCACATCTATCTCTACACCTGTTCAATCAAGTGTGACGAGTGAGTCTGTTCATTCATCTATGCAATTCATTGTGCATAAATTGAATGGCCAGAATTATCTTGAATGGTCCCAGTCAGTGAAACTTGCCATTGATGGTAGGGGAAAATTAGGTTATTTAACAGGGGAAACCAAGGAGCCGGAGTCTAAATATCCTAGCTACATATTATGGCGTTCAGAAAACTCCCTTGTTATGGCTTGGCTGCTCAATTCCATGGATACCTCAATTGCAAAGCCTCATCTATTTATGAAGTCCGCTCAGGAGGTATGGGACTCTGTCCATGAAACTTACTTTGACTTGGAGAATTCCTCACAGATCTTCGAGTTGAAGACTCGACTGTGGCAATCCAAGCAAGGGAATCGTGACGTCACCAGCTACTATAATGAGATGGTGGCATGGTGGCAAGAACTAGATCAATATCATAATGATGTATGGGAGAGCCAAGCGGATTTTCTCCGATAG